In Nilaparvata lugens isolate BPH chromosome 5, ASM1435652v1, whole genome shotgun sequence, the following proteins share a genomic window:
- the LOC120351460 gene encoding uncharacterized protein LOC120351460 translates to MSCDSFHHLVEKSLHRMKKVYDFGDFKDAVQSSKSKALAIEMAPNDFFKWKDYSAKRLPNQGKIMESNTRIKRGRRQDSQNLDECTENENIPEQGSRPYLKDVVHVQARRGLLHLLYNRL, encoded by the exons ATGTCATGTGACTCATTTCACCATTTAGTTGAAAAATCTCTACATAGGATGAAGAAAGTCTACGATTTTGGGGATTTCAAGGATGCTGTCCAGTCTTCCAAATCCAAAGCTCTGGCTATCGAAATGGCTCcaaatgattttttcaaatggaaAGACTATTCAGCCAAAAGGTTGCCAAATCAAGGGAAAATAATGGAATCAAACACACGCATCAAACGTGGAAGAAGGCAAGACTCCCAAAATTTGGATGAATGTACAGAAAATGAAAACATCCCTGAACAAG GTAGCCGTCCATACCTAAAAGATGTTGTTCATGTCCAAGCAAGAAGAGGTCTTCTCCATCTTCTGTACAACCGGCTTTAA